From a single Spongiibacter taiwanensis genomic region:
- a CDS encoding MarR family winged helix-turn-helix transcriptional regulator, with amino-acid sequence MDDRRISIEELRQQQRDNWPEVYAVANPALLRLVRLSDLIHREAAKTLQDANLLSAEFDVLAALRRQTAPHIVSPTELCRALLISSGGLTKVLYRLQERGLISRPPNPNDGRSLLVALTDAGKSLVELAMEGIMALHKQQVGGLSEKELTALDQVLEKMLQQAEQRDLD; translated from the coding sequence TTGGACGATCGCCGAATCAGCATAGAAGAGCTGCGCCAGCAACAACGCGACAACTGGCCGGAAGTCTATGCCGTTGCCAATCCCGCTCTGCTGCGCCTGGTGCGACTCAGCGACCTTATTCACCGGGAGGCGGCGAAAACCCTGCAGGACGCCAACCTGCTGTCCGCCGAATTCGACGTGCTGGCCGCCCTGCGGCGTCAGACAGCCCCTCATATTGTGAGTCCGACCGAGCTATGCCGGGCGCTGTTGATCAGCTCCGGCGGGCTCACCAAGGTCCTTTACCGTTTGCAGGAACGGGGATTAATCAGCCGCCCGCCAAACCCCAATGATGGCCGCAGCCTGTTAGTGGCCCTGACCGATGCCGGTAAATCCCTGGTCGAGCTGGCGATGGAGGGCATTATGGCACTGCACAAACAACAGGTCGGCGGTCTCAGTGAGAAAGAGCTGACGGCCCTCGATCAAGTGCTGGAAAAAATGCTGCAGCAGGCAGAGCAGCGCGATCTGGATTGA